One part of the Candidatus Krumholzibacteriota bacterium genome encodes these proteins:
- a CDS encoding sodium:solute symporter: protein MVRFSYLDWFWLFAFVALMVGSGIRFYRLGKRSESDFFLAGRGLPWWLPASSVYATHTATDTPMWVSGVVYRFGLTGLWYSFYAAWCAISAFVSTKIFRRSLAYTQAEWQSQRFGGLSGELLRGWVAGWQVFLNMFILGWVGIAMGKVCAFAFGWPPWVGLVVFSVVCAFYVLAAGYWGVVMADFQQGVIAFIVIVIVSLWGVHAAGGPSGIVSRLHELGEAGKLNPFDFTGFFAGDFPVAWFLTMLVIGILGGLGMGTAIDWFPEAQRIQSARTVRDASWSIWAGSALVIVRNSIWAVAILGFFVLHPDLTEVKDFEMAWFRIGFENLPAGMLGFFFAAIVAIHISTISTHLNLGAVYITRDLYHHYIDPKASQSRLVAVGRIGTLLLLLGSFVFGSIMENITEWLIFALWIMAAGVWLPGILQVVWWRFNGWGYLSAWVVNLVFSWLVVWVLPAFGVIPHLRDYQQFWMLMMLGALVFIPVTFLTPPEKMDRLVRFYVMSRPVGCWGPVRREAERRGLIERRAS, encoded by the coding sequence ATGGTCCGGTTCTCGTATCTCGACTGGTTCTGGCTGTTCGCCTTCGTCGCCTTGATGGTCGGCAGCGGCATCCGCTTCTACCGGCTGGGCAAACGGTCCGAATCGGATTTCTTTCTCGCCGGCCGCGGATTGCCGTGGTGGCTGCCAGCCTCCTCGGTCTACGCCACGCACACGGCGACCGACACCCCGATGTGGGTGTCGGGCGTCGTCTACCGGTTCGGTCTCACGGGACTCTGGTACTCCTTCTACGCCGCGTGGTGCGCGATCAGCGCATTCGTCTCCACGAAGATCTTCCGGCGTTCGCTGGCCTACACGCAGGCCGAGTGGCAATCGCAGCGGTTCGGCGGGCTCAGCGGCGAGCTGCTTCGCGGGTGGGTGGCCGGCTGGCAGGTCTTTCTCAACATGTTCATCCTCGGCTGGGTCGGCATCGCGATGGGGAAGGTCTGCGCATTCGCCTTCGGGTGGCCGCCATGGGTCGGTCTCGTCGTCTTCTCGGTCGTGTGCGCCTTCTACGTCCTCGCCGCGGGGTACTGGGGGGTCGTCATGGCCGATTTCCAGCAGGGGGTGATCGCGTTCATCGTGATCGTGATCGTCTCCCTGTGGGGCGTGCATGCGGCAGGCGGGCCGTCCGGGATCGTCTCGCGCCTGCACGAGCTGGGTGAAGCGGGCAAACTGAATCCCTTCGATTTCACGGGCTTCTTCGCCGGCGATTTCCCCGTCGCATGGTTCCTCACGATGCTCGTCATAGGCATTCTCGGCGGCCTTGGAATGGGAACGGCGATCGACTGGTTCCCCGAGGCGCAGCGGATCCAGTCGGCGCGCACCGTGCGCGACGCCTCGTGGAGCATCTGGGCGGGGTCGGCCCTCGTCATCGTCCGGAACTCGATCTGGGCGGTGGCGATCCTCGGCTTCTTCGTGCTCCACCCCGACCTCACCGAGGTGAAGGATTTCGAGATGGCCTGGTTCCGGATCGGATTCGAGAACCTTCCCGCCGGAATGCTCGGCTTCTTCTTCGCGGCGATCGTGGCGATACACATCTCGACGATCTCGACGCACCTCAATCTCGGCGCCGTCTACATCACCCGCGACCTCTATCACCACTACATCGATCCGAAGGCGAGCCAGTCGCGGCTCGTCGCGGTCGGCCGCATCGGAACGCTCCTGCTGCTCCTGGGTTCGTTCGTCTTCGGCTCCATCATGGAGAACATCACCGAGTGGCTGATCTTCGCCCTCTGGATCATGGCCGCGGGCGTCTGGCTCCCGGGGATCCTGCAGGTCGTCTGGTGGCGGTTCAACGGGTGGGGATATCTCTCCGCGTGGGTCGTCAATCTCGTCTTCTCCTGGCTCGTCGTCTGGGTGCTTCCCGCATTCGGCGTGATTCCGCACCTGCGCGACTACCAGCAGTTCTGGATGCTGATGATGCTCGGGGCGCTCGTCTTCATCCCCGTGACCTTCCTCACGCCGCCCGAGAAGATGGATCGCCTCGTCAGGTTCTACGTGATGAGCCGGCCCGTCGGGTGCTGGGGACCGGTCCGGCGCGAGGCGGAGCGGCGCGGTCTCATCGAAAGGAGGGC